A part of Atribacterota bacterium genomic DNA contains:
- the nusA gene encoding transcription termination factor NusA, whose translation MNINIDLIKILDEIEKEKGISKEVLIDTIETSLVSAYKKNYAQGKSNVEIVFSKETGKVQVFTKKTVVESVKNQSTEIDMEQAKRLKKGIISIGEDINIEITPKEFGRIATQTAKQVIVQKIREAERKAVYDRYIDKVRDIVTGTIQRQESYNIIVDLGKAEAVLPLNEQVRTENYSKGKRMKFYIIEVKKTSRGPRILLSRTHPDLLKRLFELEVPEIHEGLVEIKCIAREAGKRSKIAVDSRDDMIDSIGSCIGDRGSRIKSIMTELQDEKIDVIKWNQDEKTFIANSLNPAKVLFVKLIENEKRALVVVDDQQLSLSIGKEGQNARLAARLTGWKIDIKSDSQYKKESNNEKDNNSDKIS comes from the coding sequence ATGAATATAAACATAGATTTAATAAAAATATTAGACGAAATCGAAAAAGAGAAAGGTATTTCAAAAGAAGTATTGATTGATACTATTGAAACATCCCTTGTTTCAGCTTATAAGAAAAATTATGCCCAAGGTAAAAGCAATGTTGAAATAGTTTTTAGTAAAGAAACTGGTAAAGTACAGGTATTTACAAAAAAAACGGTCGTAGAATCAGTTAAAAATCAATCAACTGAAATTGATATGGAGCAAGCTAAGAGACTTAAAAAAGGAATTATTTCTATAGGTGAAGATATTAATATTGAAATAACACCAAAAGAATTTGGAAGAATTGCTACCCAAACTGCCAAACAAGTAATTGTTCAAAAAATAAGAGAAGCCGAAAGAAAAGCGGTTTATGATCGCTATATTGATAAAGTTAGGGATATTGTAACTGGTACAATACAACGACAGGAAAGTTATAATATAATTGTTGATTTAGGTAAGGCTGAAGCAGTATTACCATTAAACGAACAAGTAAGAACAGAGAATTATTCTAAAGGTAAAAGAATGAAATTTTACATCATAGAGGTTAAAAAAACCTCAAGAGGGCCTAGGATTCTTCTTTCAAGAACCCATCCCGACTTGCTCAAAAGACTTTTTGAATTAGAAGTTCCAGAAATTCATGAAGGTTTGGTAGAAATAAAATGCATAGCCAGGGAAGCAGGTAAACGATCAAAGATAGCAGTTGATAGCAGGGACGATATGATTGATTCAATTGGATCATGCATTGGTGATAGAGGTTCCAGAATAAAATCTATAATGACAGAACTTCAAGACGAAAAAATAGATGTTATTAAATGGAATCAAGACGAAAAAACATTTATTGCCAACTCACTTAACCCTGCAAAAGTACTATTTGTCAAACTAATTGAAAATGAAAAAAGAGCATTAGTTGTTGTTGATGATCAGCAATTATCACTATCAATAGGCAAAGAGGGGCAAAATGCTA
- the mtaB gene encoding tRNA (N(6)-L-threonylcarbamoyladenosine(37)-C(2))-methylthiotransferase MtaB has protein sequence MPINVAFKTIGCKVNQYETGSLRQAFLENGYIINNFNDKADIYIINTCAVTKEAVRKSKQMIRKAVRQNPSAIIIATGCVIEANLSELKDINISNYYLISNYYKDSIFSIFKDIKQKNSKKTIYYKPASQIAYYSNNDFFNFNEHVRGLIKIQDGCEQFCSYCIIPYLRGRARSRTIENIMAEAKNLISNGHSEIVLLGINLGSYGNDLKENKSSLQLLIQKMEKIEEINRIRLSSIEPPWVTDNLIDLFSKSSKICHHLHIPLQSGDDNTLFLMNRKYNTEQYERIVRKLKKKMPHIAITTDVIVGFPGEDNHSFEKTYEFIKKMGLARVHVFPFSERKSTLASLLPGKVKPDIIKERVKILNCLSKQLQRNFFIKNIGKKKNVLIEYLGKKNNKNNICGLTDNYIKVCACEDVDKIKIGEMVKIELKKVNESYVEGELIR, from the coding sequence GTGCCAATAAATGTTGCTTTTAAAACTATTGGGTGTAAAGTAAATCAGTATGAAACAGGTAGTCTGAGACAGGCTTTTCTTGAAAATGGATATATTATAAACAATTTTAACGATAAGGCTGATATTTATATTATTAACACTTGCGCTGTTACCAAAGAGGCTGTACGAAAATCAAAACAAATGATTAGAAAAGCCGTAAGACAAAATCCTTCAGCAATTATTATCGCAACAGGTTGTGTTATTGAAGCAAACCTATCTGAATTAAAAGATATCAATATTTCAAATTATTACTTGATAAGCAATTACTATAAGGATTCTATTTTCTCAATATTTAAAGATATAAAACAAAAAAATAGTAAAAAAACTATTTATTATAAACCGGCAAGCCAAATAGCCTACTATTCCAATAATGATTTTTTTAATTTTAATGAGCATGTTCGGGGATTAATAAAAATCCAGGATGGTTGTGAACAATTTTGCAGTTATTGTATTATTCCTTATCTTCGTGGAAGAGCTAGAAGCAGAACGATAGAAAATATCATGGCAGAAGCTAAAAATCTAATATCAAATGGCCATAGTGAAATAGTTTTATTGGGTATTAATTTAGGTAGCTACGGGAATGATTTAAAAGAAAATAAATCCAGTTTACAATTATTAATCCAAAAAATGGAAAAAATAGAGGAAATTAATAGAATTAGGCTAAGCTCGATAGAACCGCCATGGGTTACTGATAATCTGATTGATTTGTTTTCTAAATCTTCAAAGATTTGTCATCATCTTCATATTCCTTTGCAAAGTGGTGATGATAATACTCTTTTTCTAATGAACCGAAAGTATAATACTGAACAATATGAAAGGATAGTTAGAAAGTTAAAAAAGAAGATGCCTCACATTGCAATAACTACTGATGTTATTGTGGGTTTTCCTGGTGAAGACAATCACTCTTTTGAAAAAACTTATGAATTTATAAAAAAAATGGGTTTAGCGCGCGTACATGTTTTTCCCTTTTCAGAGAGAAAATCAACACTTGCTTCATTGTTGCCTGGTAAGGTTAAACCTGATATTATAAAAGAGAGAGTAAAAATTCTTAATTGTTTGTCTAAACAACTCCAAAGGAATTTTTTTATTAAAAACATCGGGAAGAAGAAAAATGTTTTAATAGAATATCTGGGTAAAAAAAATAACAAAAATAATATTTGCGGGCTAACTGATAATTATATAAAAGTATGTGCATGTGAAGATGTTGATAAAATAAAGATAGGAGAAATGGTAAAAATAGAATTAAAAAAAGTTAATGAATCCTATGTAGAAGGTGAATTGATAAGATAA
- the dnaJ gene encoding molecular chaperone DnaJ yields MAKKDYYQILNISKDASQEEIKKAYRKLALKYHPDANPDNKKEAESKFKEIGEAYSVLSDPEKRARYDQFGSADTSDSGAGFDFRNFYGEGTDDFGSFSDIFESFFGGGSSRRTYGRERAKKGTSLRYNLEVTLKEAAFGTEKKIEIPTWQDCSHCKGTGSEPGTSKKTCPDCNGSGEIRMTQNTFFGQSINIQTCPRCKGTGQIIESPCKFCYGSGKVKTKKTITVKIIPGVESGHRLRLAGMGEPGENGGPPGDIFIVINVKKHPLFKRNGTDIYCEHKVSVAKAILGGETSVPTLDGNVKMKIPSGTQSNTVFRLRGKGAYKLGSKIRGDEHVKIIVEVPKNLSQKAKKLIYELAQETGEDLNKIGEKNFFEKVKETFSKK; encoded by the coding sequence TTGGCAAAAAAAGATTATTACCAAATCCTAAATATTAGTAAAGATGCAAGTCAGGAAGAAATAAAAAAAGCATATCGAAAGTTAGCATTGAAATATCATCCAGATGCTAATCCGGATAATAAAAAAGAGGCAGAAAGTAAATTTAAAGAAATTGGAGAAGCCTATTCAGTATTAAGTGATCCCGAAAAGAGGGCAAGGTATGATCAGTTCGGTTCTGCTGATACTTCTGATTCAGGAGCTGGCTTCGACTTCAGGAATTTTTATGGAGAAGGCACGGATGATTTCGGAAGCTTTAGTGATATATTTGAATCTTTTTTTGGTGGAGGAAGTTCAAGGAGAACATACGGAAGAGAAAGGGCCAAAAAAGGAACCAGTTTAAGATATAATTTAGAAGTTACACTTAAGGAAGCAGCATTTGGTACCGAAAAAAAGATTGAAATACCAACCTGGCAAGATTGCAGTCATTGCAAAGGAACTGGTTCAGAACCTGGCACATCTAAAAAGACATGCCCGGATTGTAATGGCAGTGGAGAAATAAGGATGACCCAAAATACATTCTTTGGTCAATCGATTAATATACAGACATGCCCCAGGTGTAAAGGAACTGGCCAAATTATAGAATCTCCATGCAAGTTTTGTTATGGTTCTGGAAAAGTAAAAACAAAAAAAACTATAACTGTCAAAATTATTCCCGGTGTAGAGAGTGGACATAGGCTCAGGTTAGCTGGAATGGGTGAACCTGGTGAAAATGGTGGTCCTCCAGGTGATATTTTTATAGTTATCAATGTCAAAAAACATCCGCTTTTCAAGCGAAATGGCACAGATATTTATTGTGAACATAAAGTCAGTGTAGCAAAAGCTATTCTTGGAGGAGAAACATCAGTACCCACTTTGGATGGAAATGTTAAAATGAAAATACCTTCAGGAACTCAAAGTAATACTGTATTTCGGTTAAGAGGAAAAGGTGCTTATAAGCTTGGAAGCAAAATAAGAGGGGATGAACATGTAAAAATTATTGTTGAAGTACCAAAAAATTTAAGTCAAAAAGCGAAAAAACTTATTTATGAACTTGCCCAGGAAACTGGAGAAGATTTAAATAAAATAGGAGAAAAAAATTTTTTTGAGAAAGTAAAAGAGACATTTTCAAAAAAATAA
- the dnaK gene encoding molecular chaperone DnaK, producing the protein MAKAIGIDLGTTNSVVSVMEGGQPIVIENKEGSRTTPSVVAFSKKGERLVGLLAKRQAVTNSKNTIYSVKRFIGRRFNDPEVQEIKKVLSYDIVEGEHTNVMIKSKDKEYSPQEISAMILQKLKQSAEDHIGEEVKDAVITVPAYFNDNQREATKAAGRIAGLNVLRIINEPTAASLAYGLDKKKSEKIAVFDLGGGTFDISILDIGEGIFEVKSTNGDTFLGGDDFDQRVINWLIDNFKKDQGIDLSKDQMALQRLKEASEKAKCELSSSVETDINLPFITADASGPKHLNYTLTRAKLEQLTDDLLERTIEPCKKALSDAKLTANDIDEVILVGGQTRMPKVHEIVNKIFGKEPHKGVNPDEVVAMGAAIQAGKLKGEVKDIQLLDVTPLSLGIETLGGVFTKLIEKNTTIPASRQQIFSTATDSQTAVDINVLQGERPMAKDNTSLGRFQLVGIPPAPRGIPQIEVSFDIDANGILNVKAKDKGTGKEQKITIKHSSGLTEEEIQKKVKEAEQYAEDDRKQKEKVELNNQADTLIYSTEKTLKDAGDKVSDSIKNEINDHISQLRKAMQVDNIEEMKSGIEKLTNSSHKLAEEMYKQSSDQNQQQQAQSNETGNSTDSQSQQESNDTQKDEKVYDAEYQEENDNNKNK; encoded by the coding sequence ATGGCTAAAGCGATTGGTATAGACTTAGGTACTACAAATTCGGTTGTATCTGTCATGGAAGGCGGGCAACCTATAGTTATAGAAAATAAAGAGGGGAGTAGAACAACTCCATCAGTTGTTGCTTTTAGTAAAAAAGGTGAAAGACTTGTTGGTTTATTGGCTAAAAGACAGGCTGTAACTAATTCTAAAAATACAATTTATTCTGTGAAGCGGTTTATAGGTAGACGATTTAATGATCCTGAAGTTCAGGAAATAAAAAAAGTATTATCCTATGATATCGTTGAGGGTGAGCATACGAATGTAATGATTAAGTCAAAAGATAAAGAGTATAGCCCACAGGAGATTTCTGCAATGATTTTGCAAAAGCTAAAGCAGTCTGCAGAGGATCATATAGGTGAAGAAGTCAAGGACGCGGTTATTACTGTACCTGCTTATTTTAATGACAATCAGAGAGAAGCTACTAAGGCAGCAGGTAGAATTGCTGGATTAAATGTACTTAGAATTATAAATGAACCCACAGCAGCATCACTTGCATATGGATTGGATAAGAAAAAAAGTGAAAAAATTGCTGTCTTTGATCTTGGAGGGGGGACATTTGATATCTCTATTCTTGACATAGGTGAAGGCATTTTTGAGGTTAAATCGACAAATGGTGATACATTTTTGGGTGGAGATGATTTTGATCAACGCGTTATAAATTGGCTAATTGATAACTTTAAGAAAGATCAGGGAATCGATTTAAGCAAAGATCAAATGGCATTGCAAAGACTAAAGGAAGCATCAGAAAAAGCCAAATGTGAGCTGTCATCATCTGTTGAAACTGATATAAATTTACCATTTATTACAGCTGATGCAAGCGGACCTAAACATTTGAATTATACTTTAACCAGAGCAAAGTTAGAGCAATTGACCGATGATCTTTTAGAAAGAACTATTGAACCATGTAAAAAAGCATTATCTGATGCAAAGTTAACAGCAAATGATATCGATGAAGTTATTTTGGTAGGCGGACAAACCAGAATGCCCAAAGTGCATGAAATAGTCAATAAAATATTTGGAAAAGAACCACATAAGGGAGTAAACCCTGATGAGGTTGTAGCCATGGGGGCAGCTATTCAAGCCGGCAAACTAAAAGGTGAAGTAAAAGACATACAATTATTAGATGTGACCCCTTTGTCATTAGGAATAGAAACTCTGGGTGGAGTTTTTACTAAGCTGATTGAAAAAAATACCACTATTCCGGCATCCAGACAGCAAATATTTTCAACTGCAACTGATAGCCAAACTGCTGTAGATATAAATGTCTTACAAGGCGAAAGACCTATGGCTAAAGACAACACCAGTTTAGGGCGTTTCCAGTTAGTGGGTATTCCACCTGCACCAAGAGGTATTCCTCAAATCGAGGTGTCATTTGATATTGATGCCAATGGTATACTTAATGTTAAAGCCAAAGACAAAGGTACGGGAAAAGAACAAAAAATTACTATTAAACACTCTAGCGGTTTAACAGAAGAAGAAATACAGAAGAAAGTTAAGGAAGCAGAACAATATGCAGAAGATGATCGTAAGCAAAAAGAAAAAGTTGAACTCAATAATCAGGCAGATACTTTGATTTATAGCACAGAAAAAACATTAAAAGATGCCGGTGATAAAGTCAGTGACAGTATAAAAAATGAAATAAATGATCATATAAGCCAGTTGAGAAAGGCTATGCAGGTAGATAATATTGAAGAAATGAAATCAGGGATAGAAAAACTTACTAACTCCTCTCATAAATTAGCTGAGGAAATGTACAAACAATCTTCCGATCAGAATCAGCAGCAACAAGCCCAATCTAATGAAACTGGAAATTCCACAGATAGTCAGTCTCAACAGGAATCTAATGATACGCAAAAAGATGAAAAAGTATATGATGCTGAATATCAGGAAGAGAATGATAATAATAAAAATAAATAA
- the grpE gene encoding nucleotide exchange factor GrpE, which translates to MNEKMKKDVEDKMNNAKDKYSKMKKNDLIEILTDKNDKINNLEAELDVLKDEFCNIKNNEKLYKNQLLRMQADFENYKKREEKKKKDFMEYANKDLICQLLSVIDNLERAALYSKNDDKNNIESVKEGIEGILKELHKILEKEGLKPINAVGEKFDPYCHEAIMQVESDKFPEDTVTEEITKGYYLKSNVIRPSVVKVSKGKKESC; encoded by the coding sequence ATGAATGAGAAGATGAAAAAAGATGTTGAAGATAAAATGAATAATGCCAAAGATAAATATTCAAAGATGAAAAAAAATGATTTAATTGAAATATTAACTGATAAGAATGACAAAATAAATAATTTAGAGGCAGAATTAGATGTATTAAAAGATGAGTTTTGCAATATTAAAAATAATGAAAAACTTTATAAGAACCAATTACTTAGAATGCAGGCAGATTTCGAAAACTATAAAAAAAGAGAAGAAAAGAAGAAAAAAGATTTCATGGAATATGCTAATAAAGATTTGATATGTCAACTTTTATCAGTTATAGATAATTTAGAAAGAGCTGCATTATACTCTAAAAATGATGATAAAAATAATATTGAATCTGTAAAAGAAGGAATTGAGGGAATTTTAAAAGAACTCCATAAAATATTAGAAAAAGAAGGATTAAAACCTATAAATGCAGTTGGAGAGAAATTTGATCCGTACTGCCACGAAGCAATTATGCAAGTTGAATCAGATAAATTCCCTGAAGATACTGTAACAGAAGAAATCACAAAAGGTTATTATTTGAAATCGAATGTGATAAGGCCATCAGTTGTAAAAGTATCTAAAGGTAAAAAAGAATCATGTTAG
- the hrcA gene encoding heat-inducible transcriptional repressor HrcA translates to MVINDRMKIILNTVVYRYITEAEPVGSEMIVKNYDLNVSSATVRHDMQVLEKLGFLKKPHTSAGRVPTDKGYRFYVDNLMLKRIYKLSQTEKDEISEHYRIRKEFNEIMRITSKLISRLTNNLGVVLAPNMVGDTLKDIHFILLDNNRILVTLITSSGLFFQKIMKVNFEISEDNLETIAMIIKKEFYGKSLELLNDEILEKIYHFYYKYQTLDAIWKLIEKCFDFKYEEENIFLGNRCYIIKQPEFKEIEKLNYLFDFIEEEKNLVQIIKKTLLDKELDIAIGSELGQKVMEDCSVITKKYYIQGKPMGAISVLGPTRMNYPKALSILDFIASRLTKILSE, encoded by the coding sequence CAGAGCCGGTTGGATCAGAAATGATTGTAAAGAATTATGATTTAAATGTTAGCTCTGCTACTGTAAGACACGATATGCAAGTATTGGAAAAATTAGGTTTTTTGAAAAAGCCCCATACATCAGCAGGTCGTGTACCTACTGATAAGGGTTATCGATTCTATGTAGATAATTTAATGTTAAAAAGGATTTACAAATTAAGCCAGACGGAAAAAGATGAAATATCTGAACACTACAGGATAAGAAAAGAATTTAATGAGATTATGCGAATTACATCAAAACTTATTTCGAGATTGACAAATAATCTTGGTGTTGTATTAGCACCAAATATGGTTGGAGATACACTGAAAGATATTCATTTTATTTTATTGGATAATAATAGAATACTGGTTACCCTGATTACTAGTAGTGGACTTTTTTTTCAAAAAATAATGAAAGTAAACTTTGAAATATCTGAAGATAATTTAGAGACTATAGCTATGATTATAAAGAAAGAATTTTATGGGAAAAGCCTGGAATTATTAAATGATGAGATTTTGGAAAAAATTTATCACTTTTATTATAAATACCAGACACTGGACGCGATTTGGAAGCTTATTGAAAAATGTTTTGATTTTAAATATGAAGAGGAAAATATTTTTTTAGGAAATCGTTGTTATATCATAAAACAACCTGAATTCAAGGAAATCGAAAAATTGAATTATCTATTTGATTTTATTGAAGAAGAAAAAAACCTGGTTCAAATAATTAAAAAAACTCTGTTAGATAAAGAACTTGATATTGCTATCGGAAGTGAGTTAGGTCAAAAGGTAATGGAGGATTGCAGTGTAATTACAAAAAAATATTATATTCAAGGAAAGCCGATGGGGGCTATAAGCGTACTTGGGCCAACACGCATGAATTACCCTAAAGCATTATCAATATTGGATTTTATTGCCAGCAGATTGACTAAAATACTATCAGAATAG